One genomic segment of Flagellimonas marinaquae includes these proteins:
- the tsf gene encoding translation elongation factor Ts, translated as MAKITAAEVNKLRKTTGAGMMDCKKALVEAEGDFDKAIEILRKKGQKVAAKRADRESSEGAAIAKVNSDNNQGVAISLNCETDFVAKNDSFVKLANDLADIALGFESKDDFLAASFDGMTVADKLTEQTGVIGEKIEIGSFEKLNAPFVGSYIHAGNKIATLVGLSANVDGAAEAAKDVAMQAAAMNPVALNEDGVDQSIIDKEIEIAKDQLRQEGKPEEMLDKIAQGKLKRFFKDNTLVNQDFIKDSKQSVSQYVKSVDSSLEVTGFARVALG; from the coding sequence ATGGCAAAGATTACCGCCGCAGAGGTAAATAAATTAAGAAAGACCACCGGAGCTGGAATGATGGATTGCAAAAAAGCTTTGGTCGAAGCAGAAGGTGATTTTGATAAGGCAATAGAGATCCTTAGAAAAAAGGGTCAGAAAGTAGCAGCAAAAAGAGCTGATAGAGAATCTTCAGAAGGTGCTGCCATTGCAAAGGTAAATAGCGACAATAATCAAGGAGTTGCAATTTCATTGAACTGCGAAACTGACTTTGTTGCCAAGAACGATAGTTTTGTAAAGCTTGCCAACGATTTGGCCGATATCGCACTAGGTTTCGAAAGCAAAGACGATTTCTTAGCTGCTTCCTTCGATGGAATGACCGTAGCTGATAAATTGACTGAGCAAACCGGGGTTATCGGTGAAAAAATCGAAATCGGAAGCTTTGAAAAATTGAATGCCCCTTTCGTAGGTTCATACATACACGCTGGCAACAAAATCGCCACTTTGGTAGGTTTGTCCGCCAATGTTGACGGTGCCGCCGAAGCCGCAAAAGATGTAGCCATGCAAGCTGCTGCTATGAACCCTGTTGCATTGAACGAGGATGGTGTTGACCAATCGATCATTGACAAAGAAATCGAAATCGCAAAAGATCAGTTGCGCCAAGAAGGCAAACCAGAAGAAATGTTGGACAAGATCGCCCAAGGTAAATTGAAGCGTTTCTTTAAGGACAACACCTTGGTAAACCAAGATTTTATCAAAGACAGCAAGCAAAGTGTTTCCCAATATGTTAAGTCTGTAGACTCCAGTTTGGAAGTTACAGGATTCGCAAGAGTGGCACTTGGTTAA
- the pyrH gene encoding UMP kinase has product MHYKRILLKLSGEALMGEKQYGIDAKRLDEYAEEIKSVIDKGVEVAIVIGGGNIFRGLAGASQGMDRVQGDHMGMLATVINGLALQSALELRGVQTRLQSAIKINEVAEPFIRRRAIRHLEKGRVVIFGGGTGNPYFTTDSAAVLRAIEIKADVILKGTRVDGIYTSDPEKDKTATKFDSISFNEVLSKGLKVMDTTAFTLSQENELPIVVFDMNTRGNLMKIVSGENIGTVVNV; this is encoded by the coding sequence ATGCATTACAAAAGAATTTTATTAAAGCTAAGCGGCGAAGCCCTAATGGGCGAAAAACAATATGGTATAGATGCCAAGCGATTGGATGAATATGCCGAAGAAATAAAATCAGTAATCGATAAAGGTGTAGAAGTGGCCATCGTAATTGGTGGGGGAAACATTTTTCGGGGATTGGCCGGAGCTAGCCAAGGCATGGACAGGGTCCAAGGAGACCATATGGGCATGTTGGCAACAGTGATCAACGGCCTCGCACTGCAGAGTGCCCTTGAACTAAGAGGGGTGCAGACCAGGTTACAATCGGCCATAAAAATCAATGAGGTTGCAGAACCTTTTATCAGAAGAAGAGCTATTCGCCATTTGGAAAAAGGCAGAGTGGTGATTTTTGGAGGGGGAACCGGAAATCCATACTTTACCACCGACTCCGCAGCCGTACTGAGAGCTATTGAGATCAAAGCGGATGTTATCTTAAAAGGTACACGAGTGGACGGAATTTACACATCTGACCCAGAGAAGGACAAAACGGCTACCAAATTCGACTCCATCTCTTTTAACGAGGTGCTTTCCAAAGGGCTCAAAGTAATGGACACAACCGCCTTTACCCTCAGTCAGGAAAACGAATTGCCCATCGTTGTTTTCGACATGAACACACGTGGTAACTTAATGAAAATAGTTTCAGGAGAAAATATTGGAACAGTGGTCAACGTGTAG
- the frr gene encoding ribosome recycling factor, with protein sequence MDEEVKFILDSAKESMDASIAHLQKALTKIRAGKASPMMLSTVMVDYYGSQTPLSQVSNINTPDARTLSVQPWEKNLLGEIETAIMNANLGFNPMNNGDMIIINVPPLTEERRVQLTKQAKSEAEDAKVSIRSVRQDANKELKALDISEDLLSNAEVDVQELTNSYSEKVDSILTAKEAEIMKV encoded by the coding sequence ATGGACGAAGAAGTAAAATTTATTCTTGATAGTGCAAAGGAAAGCATGGATGCCAGCATCGCACACTTACAAAAAGCATTGACAAAGATTAGGGCCGGCAAAGCCAGCCCAATGATGCTATCTACGGTAATGGTAGATTACTATGGTTCACAGACTCCGCTCTCCCAAGTTTCCAACATCAATACTCCCGATGCGCGAACCTTGTCCGTTCAACCTTGGGAAAAAAATCTTCTTGGTGAAATAGAAACTGCCATTATGAATGCCAATTTAGGCTTCAATCCAATGAACAATGGCGACATGATCATCATCAACGTTCCACCTTTGACCGAAGAAAGAAGGGTTCAACTGACCAAACAGGCAAAATCCGAAGCCGAAGATGCAAAAGTAAGCATCCGAAGCGTAAGGCAAGACGCCAACAAAGAGCTTAAAGCACTGGATATTTCCGAGGATCTTTTGAGCAATGCCGAGGTCGATGTTCAGGAACTTACCAATTCCTACAGTGAAAAAGTCGATAGCATTTTAACGGCAAAAGAAGCCGAGATCATGAAGGTGTAA